A window from Culex pipiens pallens isolate TS chromosome 3, TS_CPP_V2, whole genome shotgun sequence encodes these proteins:
- the LOC120418017 gene encoding uncharacterized protein LOC120418017 produces MSRRPGLRTRVYASNLGMVEQNYKQAMERLEKSRRPASADRERASLGRAVSPRPLYDFNGCEFDEELAAARSRASKVIHERSVIDQRAEALRSSSLVPVSSDLDFDDQVQATLNRIRASKDILSQLKSDDTLEQVRTDTRAKLAENTSRKMAEKLASVEDDFNSSSSEKRSVRKTLKIRATADSASSDAALRWKDETAESFAAKRANATKARLADLDVELEDFEAKQAARARRSAQLKKLLAETEELIPATTTEHAGTKVTTGMVKLKTKKVVSF; encoded by the exons ATGAGCCGCCGTCCCGGACTTCGCACCCGCGTGTACGCCTCCAACCTGGGCATGGTGGAGCAAAACTACAAGCAGGCCATGGAACGGCTCGAGAAGAGCCGCCGCCCGGC CTCCGCCGACCGCGAGCGGGCCAGCCTCGGCCGTGCCGTTTCCCCCCGGCCCCTGTACGACTTCAACGGGTGCGAGTTCGACGAGGAGCTGGCCGCGGCCCGTTCCCGCGCCTCCAAGGTCATCCACGAGCGGTCGGTCATCGATCAGCGCGCCGAGGCCCTGCGCAGCTCCAGCCTGGTTCCGGTGTCCAGCGATCTCGACTTTGACGATCAG GTCCAGGCCACCCTGAACCGCATCCGCGCCAGCAAGGACATTCTCAGCCAGCTCAAGTCGGACGACACGCTGGAGCAGGTTCGCACCGACACGAGGGCCAAGCTGGCGGAAAACACCAGCCGAAAGATGGCGGAAAAGCTCGCCAGCGTTGAGGACGACTTCAACTCCTCCTCCTCCGAGAAGCGATCGGTGAGGAAAACGCTGAAG ATTAGAGCCACCGCAGACAGTGCCAGCTCGGACGCGGCCCTCCGCTGGAAGGACGAAACGGCGGAATCGTTCGCGGCCAAGCGGGCCAACGCCACCAAGGCCCGGCTGGCCGACCTGGACGTCGAGCTGGAGGACTTTGAGGCCAAACAGGCGGCCCGGGCACGCCGCTCGGCCCAGCTGAAGAAGCTGCTGGCGGAGACGGAGGAGCTGATTCCGGCCACCACGACGGAACACGCCGGCACCAAGGTCACCACCGGAATGGTCAAGCTCAAAACCAAGAAGGTCGTCTCGTTCTAG